In Candidatus Defluviilinea proxima, a single genomic region encodes these proteins:
- a CDS encoding substrate-binding domain-containing protein, translating into MRDSTKHKPTIGFISTWPVYQGTTIDRYAHSLIQGISAAAHEQGCDLILGCGFSATGNMPQNKRFWPVPGPHVNFIPVGPWNTDGLIIVPDELTDEQSQYVRDLLESGFPVIFTTPEGPGPVVAVDNTFGIKQAIEHLVSHGHRHIAFIAGNIGRGGDSAERLEAYHLALKDAGLPEDPRLIAFGEHRKDGGATAMSQILDSGVDFTALIASNDLSCLGAIERLQQTGRLIPDDVAVIGFDDILDARSLSPSLTTIRHPTFSLGYQAVLTLLDHVHGNTDRSERVVVPPRLIIRQSCGCPSVGANLSLIPTGSLEPTMQLNELARAMAEVSLIEARNSLLEDLEGQCISFLNAFLDSLKRRDADLIMKEIKNVLAWTDERDEDPHIWQAGTAILYQKINTLLALAPQVNRVFVTSLIDRIHLEISDQIQRRTTRDMLEHMDMMSQLGMITAEMLAAMNISEIAEILSRHLPKAGINNLLVALYDGDGEDFTSQASILFTAGLPNTLNGRRFETRKFPAQGIYPKNETSQLTILPLTVDNKALGFVAFDAPNPELCAAIVHNLGAALRTSQLYNDAIEGRRLAEEANHLKSRFLSMVSHELRTPLSLIVGLSEMVLREQKDQTQPSTNLRDMEQINISAQHLARLIGDVLDLASSEAGQLHILRESIDLAEVLRVAARIGEELAREKGLVWKVTLPHHGPWVMGDRTRLRQVTLNLVSNAVKFTSEGQVQLDVEVKDNEVIISVSDSGVGIPLEEQTKIFDEFYSSLDAIQSGKSGMGLGLAITKQLIERHDGHIEVRSPGKLGKGATFSFCLPIIAEQNQPMDYPDALAQNSNLVVILAEGEKNSSELSGYLMARGFDVQLCRVDRDSEWLSKVIRIAPSAIIIEEQLASREGWAITGMLKRQPSTENIPVLAYSLDGKNDHGQILELNYLHKPLQPDQLMKELERIGTSKDKPQTVLVVDDDPGILDMHSRLVEESGRQAITARNGREALAMIETQIPDLILLDLQMPEMDGFEVLDELRARESTREIPVIILTARLLSDADLDRCNRGVATILGKGLFNAEETLGHVEAALARQHTLNRATQQLIRKAMAYIHTKYASSLSREDIAEHVGISADYLTDCFRQELSITPSTYIRRYRIRRACELLQGTNQSITQIALAVGFSEGAHFTRTFQREMGTTPRAYRDNKQM; encoded by the coding sequence ATGCGCGATTCAACAAAACATAAACCAACCATCGGATTCATTTCCACCTGGCCTGTCTATCAGGGCACCACGATAGATCGCTATGCTCACTCGTTAATTCAGGGCATCAGCGCCGCCGCGCACGAACAGGGGTGCGACCTGATATTAGGTTGTGGATTTAGCGCTACCGGCAACATGCCACAAAACAAAAGGTTCTGGCCTGTGCCCGGTCCGCATGTGAACTTCATTCCCGTCGGTCCGTGGAATACCGATGGTCTCATCATTGTCCCCGACGAACTCACAGACGAACAATCTCAATACGTCCGCGACCTTTTGGAATCGGGTTTCCCCGTCATTTTCACAACCCCTGAAGGGCCCGGCCCCGTTGTAGCCGTGGATAACACTTTCGGCATCAAGCAGGCCATCGAGCATCTTGTCAGTCATGGGCATCGTCACATTGCTTTCATCGCAGGCAATATCGGTCGCGGGGGCGATAGTGCGGAACGCCTTGAGGCTTATCACCTCGCGCTCAAAGATGCGGGCTTGCCCGAAGACCCGCGCCTGATCGCCTTTGGTGAACATCGCAAAGATGGCGGCGCCACGGCCATGAGTCAAATCCTTGATTCAGGTGTGGACTTCACCGCACTGATCGCCAGCAACGACCTCTCCTGCCTCGGCGCAATAGAACGCCTGCAACAGACAGGCCGCCTCATTCCCGACGATGTAGCTGTTATCGGTTTCGACGACATTCTCGACGCCCGATCCCTCTCTCCTTCACTGACAACCATTCGCCATCCGACGTTTTCTCTTGGTTACCAGGCCGTCCTCACATTATTGGATCACGTCCACGGCAACACGGATCGTTCCGAGCGCGTGGTCGTGCCCCCGCGTTTGATCATCCGCCAGTCTTGTGGATGTCCCTCTGTCGGTGCGAACCTATCACTGATACCCACAGGATCACTCGAGCCGACCATGCAACTCAACGAGTTGGCACGTGCCATGGCAGAGGTCTCATTGATCGAAGCACGTAACAGTCTGCTTGAAGACCTGGAAGGTCAATGTATCTCTTTCTTGAATGCATTCCTCGATAGTTTGAAACGCAGAGATGCAGATTTGATCATGAAAGAGATAAAAAATGTGCTTGCATGGACGGACGAACGTGATGAAGACCCTCACATCTGGCAGGCAGGTACAGCCATCCTGTATCAAAAGATCAATACCCTGCTGGCCCTTGCCCCGCAAGTGAACAGGGTCTTCGTCACGAGTCTGATCGACCGCATTCACCTCGAGATCAGCGACCAGATCCAGCGGCGCACCACACGTGACATGCTCGAGCACATGGACATGATGTCACAGCTCGGCATGATCACCGCTGAGATGCTCGCCGCGATGAACATCTCTGAAATCGCCGAAATCCTCTCCCGTCACTTGCCCAAGGCTGGCATAAACAATCTATTGGTGGCGTTATACGATGGCGATGGCGAAGACTTCACTTCACAAGCCTCGATCCTGTTCACGGCTGGTTTACCAAACACTCTCAACGGACGCAGATTTGAAACGCGCAAATTCCCCGCGCAGGGAATTTACCCCAAAAATGAAACATCTCAATTAACCATTCTGCCATTGACCGTGGACAATAAAGCCTTGGGCTTTGTCGCCTTCGATGCCCCCAACCCGGAATTATGTGCCGCCATCGTCCACAACCTCGGCGCGGCACTGCGCACAAGTCAACTCTACAACGATGCCATTGAAGGTCGCCGCCTCGCAGAGGAGGCCAATCACTTGAAAAGCCGATTCCTCTCAATGGTAAGCCATGAACTACGCACTCCTCTCAGCCTGATCGTTGGCTTGAGTGAAATGGTGCTACGCGAACAAAAGGACCAAACTCAACCAAGCACCAATCTGCGCGATATGGAACAGATCAATATCAGCGCCCAACACCTCGCACGCCTGATCGGTGACGTACTCGACCTAGCAAGCAGTGAAGCGGGGCAATTGCACATCCTGCGCGAATCGATTGACTTGGCTGAAGTGTTGCGTGTGGCCGCAAGGATCGGCGAAGAACTTGCACGAGAAAAAGGATTGGTCTGGAAGGTAACGCTTCCCCATCATGGCCCGTGGGTAATGGGAGACCGCACACGTCTGCGGCAAGTCACATTGAATCTCGTCAGCAATGCGGTCAAGTTCACGTCTGAAGGACAAGTGCAACTTGATGTAGAAGTCAAAGACAATGAAGTGATCATCTCGGTCAGCGACTCGGGAGTTGGCATCCCGTTAGAAGAGCAAACAAAGATATTTGATGAGTTCTATAGTTCGCTTGATGCGATCCAATCTGGCAAGAGCGGCATGGGATTGGGGTTGGCGATCACAAAGCAACTCATTGAACGACATGATGGACACATTGAAGTGCGATCGCCGGGTAAACTCGGCAAGGGGGCCACGTTCTCTTTCTGTCTGCCGATCATCGCTGAACAGAACCAACCCATGGATTATCCGGATGCGCTTGCACAGAACAGCAACCTGGTGGTCATTTTGGCTGAAGGCGAGAAAAATTCAAGCGAGCTATCAGGCTATTTAATGGCACGCGGGTTCGATGTCCAATTGTGCCGCGTGGATAGGGATAGTGAATGGCTGTCGAAGGTCATCCGCATTGCACCATCTGCCATCATCATCGAAGAACAACTCGCATCCCGTGAAGGTTGGGCGATCACTGGCATGCTTAAGAGGCAACCGTCCACTGAGAACATTCCCGTGCTCGCGTATTCATTGGATGGCAAGAACGATCACGGACAAATTCTGGAGTTGAACTATCTTCACAAACCGTTACAACCCGACCAATTAATGAAAGAGCTGGAGCGTATCGGCACATCAAAAGATAAGCCGCAAACTGTGCTGGTAGTGGACGATGACCCCGGCATTCTGGATATGCACAGCCGTTTGGTCGAGGAGTCGGGGCGACAGGCAATTACCGCACGCAATGGACGTGAAGCATTGGCAATGATCGAAACACAGATCCCTGACCTGATTCTGCTCGATCTGCAAATGCCAGAGATGGATGGATTTGAAGTGTTGGATGAGCTACGCGCGAGGGAATCAACACGCGAGATCCCGGTCATCATCCTCACTGCGCGTCTCCTTTCGGACGCCGATCTGGATCGTTGTAATCGGGGCGTCGCCACCATCCTCGGCAAGGGACTGTTCAATGCTGAAGAAACATTAGGGCATGTAGAAGCGGCATTGGCTCGTCAGCACACATTGAATCGCGCCACACAACAACTCATCCGCAAGGCGATGGCATATATCCATACGAAATATGCATCTTCACTAAGCCGAGAAGATATTGCCGAACATGTAGGGATCAGCGCTGATTATCTGACAGATTGTTTTAGGCAGGAGTTGAGCATCACGCCGAGCACATACATCCGCCGTTATCGTATACGCAGAGCATGCGAGTTATTGCAGGGAACGAACCAATCCATTACACAGATCGCATTGGCTGTCGGTTTTTCGGAGGGGGCACACTTTACACGCACCTTCCAGCGTGAAATGGGGACAACACCACGCGCATATCGGGATAATAAGCAGATGTAA
- a CDS encoding endo-1,4-beta-xylanase, whose protein sequence is MNNDIKKNRTADATLTILKADGTPLANQEVVVEQTRHKFLFGTAAFDLVSLASGDYSGEKKEQAEQRAEKISALYNAATLPFYWGRFEPERGKPITEKVKNAARWALDHNMVTKGHPLCWHTVTADWLLELSNEEILKTQIARIHRDVSDFKGLIDMWDVINEAVIMPVFDKYDNGITRICKELGRIKTIKTMFDAARETNPNATLLINDFDVSSAYDILVEGCLEAGIKFDVIGIQSHMHQGWWGVDKTLWVLQNFERFKLPIHFTETTLVSGQIMPPEIVDLNDYQVTDWPSTPEGEARQVEETLQHYKTLFAHPLVESITWWDSFDGGWLNAPAGLLRKDGSPKPAYEELMKLVKGEWWTAQTKLSTDAKGQVQFNGFLGDYELTYQGNKKSFTLDTKGSVKAEVRL, encoded by the coding sequence ATGAACAATGACATCAAGAAAAATCGTACAGCTGATGCAACACTCACCATCCTGAAAGCGGATGGCACACCACTGGCAAATCAAGAAGTGGTCGTTGAGCAAACAAGGCACAAGTTTCTATTTGGAACAGCCGCATTTGATCTTGTATCGCTCGCAAGCGGAGATTATTCTGGGGAGAAGAAGGAACAAGCGGAACAACGTGCGGAAAAGATCAGCGCACTATACAACGCCGCAACACTTCCTTTTTACTGGGGGCGCTTCGAACCTGAACGAGGCAAGCCCATCACAGAAAAAGTAAAGAACGCCGCACGCTGGGCCCTTGACCATAACATGGTCACAAAGGGACATCCGCTTTGCTGGCACACAGTCACTGCCGATTGGTTGCTTGAGTTAAGCAATGAGGAAATTTTGAAAACACAGATCGCACGCATTCATCGCGATGTCTCTGATTTCAAAGGCTTGATCGATATGTGGGATGTGATCAACGAAGCGGTCATCATGCCTGTCTTCGATAAATACGATAACGGCATCACACGCATCTGCAAGGAATTGGGTCGCATCAAAACCATCAAGACCATGTTCGATGCGGCGCGCGAAACCAACCCCAATGCGACATTGCTCATCAACGACTTTGATGTTTCCTCTGCCTATGATATTTTGGTCGAGGGCTGTCTCGAGGCAGGGATCAAGTTCGATGTGATCGGTATTCAATCGCACATGCATCAGGGCTGGTGGGGCGTGGATAAAACGTTATGGGTATTGCAAAACTTCGAGCGCTTCAAACTCCCCATCCACTTCACAGAGACGACGCTGGTCTCGGGTCAAATCATGCCGCCTGAAATTGTTGACCTCAATGACTATCAAGTCACGGACTGGCCTTCCACACCGGAAGGTGAAGCACGTCAGGTAGAAGAAACACTTCAACACTATAAGACACTTTTCGCTCATCCGCTCGTGGAAAGCATCACGTGGTGGGATTCGTTCGATGGCGGCTGGCTCAATGCTCCTGCGGGTCTGCTCCGCAAAGATGGCTCCCCCAAGCCAGCGTACGAAGAACTGATGAAGCTGGTGAAAGGCGAATGGTGGACAGCCCAAACCAAATTAAGTACAGACGCGAAAGGCCAAGTGCAGTTCAACGGCTTCCTCGGCGATTACGAGTTGACCTATCAAGGGAACAAGAAGTCCTTTACTCTCGACACTAAAGGTTCAGTCAAAGCAGAAGTTCGGCTTTGA
- a CDS encoding fumarylacetoacetate hydrolase family protein: MLLTKHKTTNGSRWAVDGKFLPPSLNLSTLLEMSRVEMNQILKTLSKAESAVGTEEAPIDPQQEVWAAGVTYLRSRDARKAESTVADMYQKVYEAERPEIFSKSMGWRVSGSGTPIRIRKDSKWNVPEPEMVLVVNRYNEIVGYCAGNDVSSRDIEGENPLYLPQAKIYNGSCALGHGIWLCEPETIKDIPIKLTIRRANETIFNGEANTSTMKRTLPELVNFLTRELDFPQGVFLMTGTCLVPDDFTLLPDDVVVIQVGETQIENQVKA, translated from the coding sequence ATGTTACTCACAAAACACAAAACAACGAACGGATCACGCTGGGCAGTGGATGGAAAATTTCTTCCGCCGAGTTTGAACTTAAGCACATTGCTTGAGATGTCGCGTGTGGAAATGAATCAGATTCTGAAAACTTTATCGAAGGCTGAATCAGCCGTCGGGACGGAAGAGGCGCCAATCGATCCACAGCAGGAAGTGTGGGCGGCAGGAGTTACGTATTTGCGAAGCCGCGATGCACGCAAAGCGGAATCCACCGTAGCGGATATGTATCAGAAAGTCTATGAGGCAGAGCGCCCCGAAATTTTTTCGAAGTCCATGGGCTGGCGCGTTTCGGGAAGTGGTACGCCCATAAGAATTCGTAAGGATAGCAAATGGAATGTGCCAGAACCTGAAATGGTGTTGGTGGTCAATCGTTATAACGAGATCGTGGGATATTGTGCGGGCAACGATGTTTCGTCGCGTGATATTGAAGGCGAGAACCCGTTGTATCTGCCACAAGCAAAAATTTATAATGGCTCATGCGCACTTGGGCATGGCATTTGGTTGTGCGAGCCTGAAACGATCAAGGATATTCCGATCAAGTTGACAATTCGCCGCGCGAACGAAACGATCTTCAACGGTGAGGCGAACACATCCACCATGAAGCGGACATTGCCCGAACTGGTTAATTTCCTCACACGCGAATTGGATTTTCCGCAGGGCGTGTTCTTGATGACGGGCACATGCCTTGTGCCAGATGATTTCACTTTATTGCCTGATGACGTGGTTGTGATCCAAGTGGGCGAAACCCAGATCGAAAATCAAGTTAAGGCTTAG
- a CDS encoding YjhG/YagF family D-xylonate dehydratase gives MDNIFDVQTHASGPTGSLPLSPEFLTNAPSGDVFGWTQDAAMGWSPSDLGKDEYLILSTQGGIRAEDGSPIALGYHTGHYEVGLLAQAAAREFKAHNKIPFAGFVSDPCDGRTQGTAGMMDSLAYRNDAATVLRRLIRSLPTRKGVLGIATCDKGLPAMMMALAAQKSLPCIIVPGGVTLLPEQGEDAGKIQSIGARFAHGLITLEEASDLGCRACASPGGGCQFLGTAATSQVVAEALGFSVTHSALAPSGQPIWLDMAKRSANALMAMSANHINTSDILTADSIHNAMVAHAVFGGSTNLLLHIPAIAHAAKLPRPTVDDWSRVNRSTPRLVDVMPNGPTGYGTVQVFLAGGVPEVMLHLRELGLLKLNARTVNGNTLGKALDEWQASERRQKLRERLQELDGINPDDVIMNPTKARERGLTSTITFLTGNLSPQGAVIKSTAIDPSVVDADGVYRKTGPARVFTSERAAIAAVKGLSENPVKAGDIIALIGCGPMGTGMEETYQLTSALKYLPHGKTIALITDARFSGVSTGACIGHVGPEALAGGPLGKLRDGDTVQIIIDRVNLSGSLDVLNVDLDSRSAHPDLKLNPDLPEDTRLWALLQNISGGTWGGCVYDVDAIVERLDDRP, from the coding sequence ATGGATAATATATTTGACGTTCAGACTCACGCATCAGGACCGACGGGAAGTCTGCCTCTGTCTCCCGAATTCTTGACCAATGCCCCCAGCGGAGACGTCTTCGGCTGGACGCAGGACGCGGCAATGGGATGGTCTCCCTCTGACCTCGGCAAAGACGAGTACCTCATCCTCAGCACACAAGGCGGCATCCGCGCGGAAGATGGCTCCCCCATCGCGCTCGGCTATCACACGGGACATTATGAAGTGGGGTTGCTTGCCCAAGCCGCGGCGCGTGAATTCAAAGCACATAACAAGATCCCATTTGCAGGTTTTGTCAGCGACCCATGTGATGGACGCACACAAGGCACAGCAGGCATGATGGATAGTCTCGCCTATCGCAATGACGCGGCGACTGTCTTACGAAGACTCATCCGTTCCCTCCCAACTCGAAAAGGCGTGCTGGGCATCGCCACTTGCGACAAAGGTCTGCCCGCGATGATGATGGCGCTTGCCGCGCAGAAATCTTTGCCATGCATCATCGTCCCTGGCGGCGTGACCTTGCTCCCCGAACAAGGCGAAGATGCAGGCAAGATCCAATCCATCGGCGCACGTTTCGCCCATGGACTCATCACACTCGAAGAAGCCTCCGACTTGGGATGCCGCGCCTGCGCCTCGCCTGGAGGTGGCTGTCAGTTTCTTGGAACAGCAGCAACAAGTCAAGTCGTGGCGGAGGCATTAGGATTTTCTGTCACACATTCCGCGTTGGCTCCATCAGGTCAACCAATATGGCTCGATATGGCGAAGCGATCTGCAAACGCGTTGATGGCAATGTCAGCAAATCACATCAACACCAGTGATATTCTCACCGCAGACTCAATTCACAATGCCATGGTCGCGCATGCGGTATTTGGCGGAAGCACGAATTTGTTGTTGCACATCCCCGCCATCGCACATGCCGCCAAACTCCCCCGCCCCACTGTGGACGATTGGTCACGCGTCAATCGCTCCACACCGCGCCTTGTTGACGTGATGCCAAACGGACCGACTGGCTATGGCACCGTGCAAGTCTTCCTTGCAGGTGGCGTGCCTGAAGTGATGTTGCATTTGCGGGAATTGGGATTGTTGAAACTCAACGCTCGCACCGTGAACGGAAATACATTGGGCAAAGCACTTGATGAATGGCAAGCAAGCGAACGCCGCCAGAAACTTCGTGAGCGATTGCAGGAACTCGATGGCATCAATCCCGACGATGTCATCATGAATCCAACCAAAGCCCGCGAGCGTGGACTGACCAGCACGATCACATTTCTCACGGGCAATCTCTCGCCGCAGGGAGCTGTCATCAAAAGTACCGCTATTGACCCAAGCGTTGTGGATGCCGATGGTGTCTATCGCAAAACAGGTCCCGCCCGCGTCTTTACCAGCGAGCGCGCCGCGATTGCTGCGGTCAAAGGTTTGAGCGAAAATCCCGTTAAGGCGGGCGATATCATCGCACTCATCGGTTGCGGTCCCATGGGCACGGGCATGGAGGAGACCTATCAACTCACATCTGCATTGAAATATCTGCCTCACGGCAAAACCATCGCACTCATCACCGATGCGCGTTTCAGCGGTGTCAGCACAGGCGCATGTATCGGTCACGTGGGACCCGAGGCGTTGGCAGGTGGTCCACTTGGAAAGTTGCGGGATGGCGATACGGTTCAGATCATCATTGACCGAGTCAATCTTTCGGGAAGTTTGGATGTGCTCAACGTTGACCTAGATTCTCGCTCGGCTCATCCTGACTTGAAACTGAATCCTGACCTACCAGAAGATACGCGTCTGTGGGCTTTACTTCAAAACATCAGCGGCGGCACATGGGGTGGATGTGTGTATGATGTGGATGCGATTGTGGAAAGGCTCGACGATAGACCATAG
- a CDS encoding aldehyde dehydrogenase family protein gives MTNTQAKRYPNFIGSWQTSEKGAFFENHNPADYNEVIGLFPMATLEDTKNAIDSARTTLPAWSKTPAPTRGTILDKASQILTARLDEIATALTREEGKTLAEAKGEVTRARDIFKYYAGEGWRYGGQVLPSSVTDELLYTRREPLGVVSVITPWNFPIAIPAWKIAPALIYGNTVVFKPAEDAPHTALLLVEALAEAGLPSGVINFLTGDGALIGTEMASNPHVNGITFTGSHNTGTKVYQNAIKNMARVQLEMGGKNALVILKDADLELAVKLAITGGFGLTGQACTATSRIIVEEEIADAFVSALTTATKNLKVGNGLESGINMGPLVNQDQLQTSQTYMALGQKEGAKLLIGGEVEGGKGYFAQATIFDHVEPTMRIAQEEIFGPVISIIRANGINDAIEKANAISFGLSASVVTNNLKEAFAFANQIDAGVVKINEPTTGLALNAPFGGFKQSSANTFKEQGQAAMDFYTRTKTIYINHG, from the coding sequence ATGACAAACACTCAAGCAAAGCGTTACCCAAACTTCATTGGTTCTTGGCAAACATCAGAAAAAGGAGCTTTTTTCGAAAACCATAACCCAGCCGACTACAACGAGGTTATTGGCCTTTTCCCAATGGCAACACTGGAAGACACCAAGAACGCAATTGACTCTGCACGCACCACTCTGCCTGCCTGGTCAAAGACCCCTGCCCCAACGCGCGGAACCATCCTCGATAAAGCCAGCCAGATTCTCACTGCGCGGCTTGATGAAATCGCCACCGCCCTCACCCGCGAAGAAGGCAAGACGCTCGCCGAGGCAAAGGGAGAAGTTACTCGTGCACGTGACATCTTCAAATATTATGCAGGCGAAGGCTGGCGCTATGGCGGACAAGTTCTCCCCAGTTCCGTGACCGATGAATTGCTTTATACACGCCGCGAGCCTTTAGGCGTAGTCAGTGTCATCACCCCGTGGAACTTTCCCATCGCTATCCCTGCATGGAAAATTGCACCCGCGCTCATTTATGGAAACACAGTTGTTTTCAAACCAGCGGAAGATGCGCCTCACACAGCATTGCTGTTGGTTGAAGCTCTCGCGGAAGCGGGACTCCCCTCTGGTGTCATCAACTTCCTCACAGGTGACGGTGCATTGATCGGAACCGAGATGGCAAGCAATCCCCATGTAAATGGAATTACTTTTACGGGTTCACACAACACAGGTACGAAGGTCTATCAAAACGCGATCAAGAACATGGCACGCGTGCAATTGGAAATGGGCGGAAAGAACGCGCTCGTCATTTTGAAAGATGCAGACTTGGAACTCGCCGTCAAACTCGCTATCACTGGCGGCTTCGGACTTACAGGTCAGGCTTGTACTGCAACAAGCCGCATCATTGTTGAAGAAGAAATCGCAGATGCATTTGTCTCTGCGCTCACCACTGCGACAAAGAATCTCAAAGTCGGTAACGGACTTGAAAGCGGCATCAACATGGGTCCGCTTGTGAATCAAGATCAACTGCAAACAAGTCAAACCTACATGGCACTCGGTCAAAAGGAGGGCGCGAAGTTATTGATCGGTGGCGAAGTGGAAGGTGGCAAAGGTTACTTTGCGCAAGCTACCATCTTTGATCACGTCGAGCCGACCATGCGCATCGCTCAAGAGGAAATCTTCGGTCCTGTTATCAGTATCATTCGCGCGAATGGCATCAATGATGCAATAGAGAAAGCCAACGCTATCAGCTTCGGTCTCTCTGCGAGTGTGGTCACTAACAATTTAAAAGAAGCCTTCGCCTTCGCTAATCAAATTGATGCGGGCGTGGTCAAGATCAACGAGCCCACCACGGGACTCGCCCTCAACGCTCCGTTCGGCGGTTTCAAACAATCCAGTGCCAACACTTTCAAAGAGCAAGGACAAGCCGCCATGGATTTTTACACGCGCACGAAAACGATCTATATCAACCATGGATAA
- a CDS encoding LacI family DNA-binding transcriptional regulator, with product MSSPKVTIVEVAKKAGVSLGTVSRVLNNDIHVAPETRERVSAVIQDMGYVANRQARGLKAMKTNVIGVLVPDLATGYIGEILHGIDVELALHQLELMLFTTHRTAAKEAGYVANMVQGMVDGLLIVLPRSFDAYTDTLARHHFPFVLIDHQGSSVSHPTVGATNWQGGYSATEYLIKLGHKRIGCITGSMDLGCSQERLNGYRSALRTHHLNEEAGLVYEGDFLQSDGYAGASTLLDLPDAPTAIFASNDLMAMGAMDAIRSRGLRIPNDVSVIGFDNIQQSAMVYPPLTTIQQPLEQMGRVATQILLGILKNPDKDAGRIELPTELIIRSSTSVPREKAG from the coding sequence TTGTCATCTCCTAAAGTAACCATCGTAGAAGTTGCCAAAAAGGCTGGGGTATCTCTGGGGACCGTTTCGCGCGTACTCAACAATGATATACATGTTGCGCCAGAAACTCGTGAGCGCGTTTCTGCAGTAATTCAAGATATGGGGTATGTCGCTAATCGTCAGGCAAGAGGGTTAAAGGCTATGAAAACCAATGTGATCGGTGTATTGGTTCCTGACCTAGCCACAGGTTATATCGGGGAGATCTTACACGGCATTGATGTTGAGCTTGCCTTACACCAATTAGAGTTAATGCTTTTTACAACACATCGTACAGCGGCAAAAGAAGCGGGTTATGTTGCCAATATGGTACAAGGCATGGTGGATGGCCTGTTGATCGTCTTGCCGCGTAGTTTCGATGCCTATACGGACACCTTGGCGCGCCATCATTTTCCATTTGTTCTCATTGACCATCAGGGAAGCAGTGTCTCACATCCAACAGTTGGGGCGACCAATTGGCAGGGTGGATACAGTGCAACAGAGTATCTCATCAAGCTGGGTCACAAAAGAATCGGATGTATTACGGGCTCGATGGATCTTGGCTGTTCACAAGAACGCCTAAATGGATATCGCTCTGCTTTACGCACGCATCATCTTAACGAAGAAGCTGGTTTGGTTTACGAGGGAGATTTTCTTCAATCTGATGGATATGCGGGGGCATCTACCTTACTCGACCTCCCTGATGCTCCAACAGCGATCTTCGCCTCGAATGACCTTATGGCCATGGGTGCAATGGATGCCATACGCAGTCGTGGTCTACGAATTCCCAATGATGTATCTGTGATCGGTTTCGATAATATACAACAATCAGCAATGGTTTACCCACCCTTAACCACAATACAACAGCCCTTGGAACAAATGGGGCGTGTTGCAACACAAATCCTGTTGGGGATCTTGAAGAACCCTGACAAGGATGCAGGCCGAATTGAGTTGCCAACAGAATTAATTATCCGTAGTTCAACATCTGTTCCAAGGGAGAAGGCTGGCTAA